In a genomic window of Anaerolineae bacterium:
- the ilvC gene encoding ketol-acid reductoisomerase, giving the protein MANIDFGGVVEEVVTSEEFSLEKAREVLKDEIVAVLGYGVQGPGQALNLRDNGINVIVGQREGGASWDHAVADGFIPGKTLFPLEEAARKGTVIQFLLSDAGQVATWPQIKECLNEGDALYFSHGFSIVYKDQTGIKPPENVDVVLVAPKGSGRTVRTNFLAGSGINSSFAVHQDFTGKAKERTIALGIAIGSGYLFLTTFEKEVRSDLTGERGVLMGCLSGVMEAQYNLLRKHGHSPSEAFNETVEELTQSLIRLVAENGMDWMFSNCSTTAQRGALDWAPKFRDAVVPVFDDLYESVLSGKETKRVIEVNSAPDYREKLQNELDVIKNSEMWKAGAAVRSLRPENRKK; this is encoded by the coding sequence ATGGCAAATATCGATTTCGGCGGTGTTGTAGAGGAAGTAGTTACATCTGAAGAATTTTCTCTTGAGAAAGCCAGGGAAGTACTTAAAGATGAAATTGTTGCAGTTTTAGGTTATGGCGTGCAGGGACCTGGGCAGGCTTTGAACCTGAGGGATAATGGTATTAACGTTATAGTAGGGCAGCGTGAAGGTGGTGCATCATGGGATCATGCTGTTGCAGACGGTTTTATTCCAGGCAAAACACTTTTTCCTCTTGAGGAGGCGGCACGGAAAGGGACCGTTATTCAGTTTCTCCTTTCAGATGCTGGTCAGGTTGCAACATGGCCTCAGATAAAAGAATGTCTTAATGAAGGAGATGCTCTATATTTTTCGCACGGATTTTCAATTGTTTATAAAGACCAAACAGGTATTAAGCCTCCGGAAAATGTTGATGTCGTTTTAGTGGCCCCAAAAGGATCGGGCCGCACAGTGCGCACTAACTTTCTGGCCGGCAGCGGCATTAATTCCAGCTTTGCAGTTCATCAGGATTTTACGGGAAAGGCAAAGGAGAGAACTATTGCATTAGGAATTGCTATAGGATCGGGTTATCTTTTTCTGACTACTTTTGAGAAGGAAGTCCGTAGCGATCTTACCGGCGAGCGTGGCGTTCTAATGGGATGCCTTTCCGGTGTAATGGAAGCACAATATAATCTTCTTCGAAAACATGGTCACAGCCCGAGTGAAGCGTTTAATGAGACCGTAGAGGAGCTTACTCAGAGCCTCATACGACTTGTGGCGGAAAATGGCATGGACTGGATGTTCTCAAACTGCAGTACCACTGCTCAGAGAGGGGCTCTGGATTGGGCTCCAAAGTTTCGTGACGCCGTGGTTCCTGTCTTTGACGACCTCTATGAAAGTGTTCTGTCGGGCAAAGAGACAAAAAGAGTTATCGAAGTCAACAGCGCTCCTGATTATCGTGAAAAATTGCAAAATGAACTTGATGTAATCAAGAATTCAGAAATGTGGAAAGCCGGCGCAGCAGTTCGATCATTAAGGCCTGAAAACCGAAAAAAATAA
- the ilvN gene encoding acetolactate synthase small subunit, whose protein sequence is MTEQKHILSILVDNQPGVLCRITGLFSGRGYNIESLSVAETTDALVSRITLVTKANAPVVEQIMKQLHKLINVIKVHELTESSYVQREMALIKVQARSEHRAEILRIVDIFRCKVVDVGQEHYTLEVTGDEDKMHAILNLLKPIGIKEIAKTGVIALFRESK, encoded by the coding sequence ATGACTGAACAAAAACATATACTTTCGATTTTAGTTGACAACCAGCCGGGGGTGCTGTGCAGGATCACAGGATTGTTCAGCGGAAGAGGCTATAATATTGAAAGTCTTTCTGTTGCCGAAACTACCGATGCTCTGGTGTCCAGGATTACCCTTGTTACCAAGGCGAACGCTCCGGTTGTCGAGCAAATCATGAAGCAGCTTCACAAGCTTATAAATGTGATAAAAGTACATGAACTTACAGAATCAAGTTATGTTCAAAGGGAGATGGCCCTTATCAAGGTTCAGGCCAGATCTGAACACCGGGCTGAAATCCTCAGAATCGTAGATATTTTCAGGTGTAAAGTGGTTGATGTCGGGCAGGAGCATTACACCTTAGAGGTTACCGGAGATGAAGACAAAATGCATGCAATTTTGAATCTTCTAAAACCGATAGGGATTAAGGAAATCGCAAAAACAGGGGTTATCGCCCTTTTCCGGGAATCAAAATGA
- the ilvB gene encoding biosynthetic-type acetolactate synthase large subunit — MKLTGAQILMKMLKEEGVDTIFGFPGGVVIDIYDELAKTDIRHILVRHEQAAVHAADGYARASGKVGVCLVTSGPGATNTVTGIASAYMDSIPIVIFTGQVPTHLIGNDAFQEVDIVGITRPCTKHNYLVKRTEDLARIVKEAFIIAASGRPGPVLIDLPKDVSSTAITYKAPQKIELKSYKPTYSPNMNQLQKAVKLIKNAKKPIIFAGGGVVLSRGSKELTELAHKTQAPVTCSLMGLGAFPGTDPLWLGMIGMHGTYRANMCSGDCDLMIAVGVRFDDRVTGKTDTFAPNAKIVHIDIDPTSIRKNIPVAVPVVGDCKTTLGLLNKLLDKEDLGDLKKKRKTWLDQIEKWKSTTPLAYKQKNIIKPQYVVEKLYELTKGNAIITTEVGQNQMWAAQYYHFNKPNHFITSGGLGVMGFGLPAAIGAQLACPKKLVVDIAGDGSIQMNIQEMATAKQYGLPVKIVILNNQYLGMVRQWQELFYDKRYTATGMEHAPDFVKLAEAYGALGLRATKPEEVEPVLIKGLSSPRTVIMDFAVEREECVYPMVPAGAPITEMLLA; from the coding sequence ATGAAACTTACAGGCGCACAGATCCTTATGAAAATGCTAAAGGAAGAAGGTGTTGACACTATCTTTGGATTTCCTGGTGGTGTTGTCATAGACATTTATGATGAACTGGCTAAAACAGATATACGGCATATACTGGTCCGCCATGAGCAGGCAGCGGTTCATGCCGCGGATGGTTACGCAAGGGCCAGCGGCAAGGTTGGTGTCTGTCTGGTAACATCAGGACCCGGGGCTACCAATACAGTGACCGGAATTGCTAGTGCTTATATGGACTCCATTCCCATAGTTATATTTACCGGTCAGGTTCCTACACACCTTATCGGGAATGATGCTTTTCAGGAAGTGGATATAGTCGGAATAACAAGACCATGCACCAAGCACAATTACCTTGTTAAGCGCACCGAGGATCTTGCAAGAATCGTTAAAGAGGCATTTATTATAGCTGCATCCGGCCGACCGGGGCCTGTGCTGATCGATCTTCCAAAGGATGTGTCAAGCACGGCAATAACTTACAAAGCGCCCCAAAAAATTGAGCTGAAGTCATATAAACCTACTTATAGCCCAAACATGAACCAGTTGCAAAAGGCGGTAAAACTTATAAAGAATGCCAAAAAGCCGATTATTTTTGCAGGCGGCGGGGTTGTTCTTTCAAGAGGTTCAAAAGAGCTTACTGAATTGGCCCATAAAACCCAGGCCCCTGTAACATGCTCCTTAATGGGGCTTGGAGCATTTCCGGGCACAGATCCTTTGTGGTTAGGCATGATCGGCATGCATGGCACATATCGAGCCAACATGTGCTCAGGAGACTGCGATCTTATGATTGCCGTTGGAGTCCGTTTTGACGACCGTGTTACCGGAAAAACAGATACATTTGCACCTAATGCAAAGATTGTGCATATTGATATTGATCCCACATCAATACGCAAGAATATTCCTGTTGCCGTCCCTGTGGTGGGTGATTGCAAAACAACCCTTGGTCTTCTTAACAAGCTTTTAGACAAGGAGGACCTGGGCGATCTGAAGAAAAAGAGGAAAACCTGGTTGGATCAGATAGAAAAGTGGAAAAGCACGACTCCGCTGGCATATAAACAGAAAAATATTATCAAGCCGCAATATGTTGTCGAGAAACTTTACGAATTGACTAAAGGCAATGCGATTATAACTACTGAAGTTGGGCAGAATCAGATGTGGGCCGCGCAGTATTATCATTTTAACAAACCCAATCATTTTATTACATCAGGCGGGCTGGGGGTTATGGGGTTCGGGCTTCCAGCAGCAATCGGCGCTCAATTGGCCTGTCCTAAAAAGCTTGTAGTGGATATTGCCGGAGACGGCAGCATTCAGATGAACATACAGGAAATGGCAACTGCAAAACAATACGGTCTTCCAGTAAAGATCGTTATCCTGAACAACCAGTATCTTGGCATGGTCAGGCAGTGGCAGGAATTGTTCTACGACAAACGTTACACTGCTACAGGCATGGAGCATGCCCCTGACTTTGTAAAACTGGCAGAGGCATACGGAGCCCTTGGTTTAAGGGCTACAAAGCCTGAAGAGGTTGAACCGGTACTCATAAAAGGCCTTTCTTCACCTAGAACAGTAATTATGGACTTTGCTGTCGAGAGGGAAGAATGTGTTTATCCAATGGTGCCTGCCGGAGCTCCTATAACGGAAATGCTTCTGGCCTGA
- the ilvD gene encoding dihydroxy-acid dehydratase yields MKSDIVKKGIERAPHRSLFKSMGYTDAELKRPLIGIANSANAIIPGHIHLDKIVEAVKAGVYMGGGTPVEFGTIGVCDGIAMNHTGMKYSLASRELIADSIEVMATAHAFDAMVMVVNCDKIVPGMLMAAARLDLPTIVISGGPMLAGDNPNQTGTGKIDLITVFEAVGAVLSGRMSEEDLTSIENAACPTCGSCAGMFTANSMNCLTEAIGMGLPGNGTIPAVMAARIRLAKEAGMQIISLLKQQITPKKIMTEKAFKNALTVDMALGCSTNTALHLLAIANEAKVNIDLNMINEISKATPHLCSLSPGGKHHIEDLNRAGGISALINELLHAGLINNDCMTVTGKTIHDNVADVQTLDKDIIRPVDNPYHKYGGLAVLFGNLAPDGCIVKQSAVLDEMLRHEGPARVFDSEEDAVQAIMNGNIKKGDVIVIRYEGPMGGPGMREMLTPTSAIAGMKLDAHVALITDGRFSGGTKGASIGHVSPEAMQGGPIAIVKEGDLISIDIPGKKITLKVTEEKIKDRFALWSPPEPKITHGYMARYARMVSSADKGAIVK; encoded by the coding sequence ATGAAAAGCGATATTGTTAAAAAAGGTATCGAAAGGGCGCCTCATCGAAGCCTCTTTAAGTCAATGGGATATACTGATGCCGAGCTGAAAAGGCCTCTTATAGGCATTGCCAATTCAGCCAATGCGATTATTCCGGGTCATATCCATCTTGATAAAATTGTAGAAGCTGTAAAGGCCGGAGTTTATATGGGGGGCGGCACCCCTGTAGAATTCGGTACTATCGGTGTTTGTGACGGCATTGCCATGAATCATACCGGAATGAAGTATTCTCTCGCGAGCCGTGAACTTATCGCCGATTCAATTGAGGTGATGGCTACCGCCCATGCATTTGATGCCATGGTTATGGTTGTAAATTGCGATAAGATCGTGCCTGGAATGCTGATGGCTGCCGCACGCCTGGATCTTCCCACAATTGTAATAAGCGGAGGCCCTATGCTGGCCGGAGATAATCCAAATCAAACAGGGACAGGGAAAATCGACCTTATCACTGTTTTTGAAGCTGTCGGCGCAGTGCTTTCAGGCAGGATGTCGGAAGAGGACTTGACCTCTATTGAAAATGCCGCCTGTCCAACCTGCGGGTCATGTGCCGGCATGTTTACCGCCAACTCCATGAACTGTTTGACCGAGGCCATAGGCATGGGATTGCCAGGCAACGGCACAATTCCTGCCGTGATGGCCGCGCGTATCCGTCTGGCCAAAGAGGCTGGAATGCAGATAATCAGCCTTTTAAAGCAGCAGATTACTCCGAAAAAAATCATGACTGAAAAGGCGTTTAAAAATGCTCTTACAGTTGACATGGCGCTTGGCTGTTCCACCAACACAGCCCTGCATCTTCTGGCAATTGCAAATGAAGCAAAGGTAAATATCGACCTTAATATGATCAACGAAATCAGCAAGGCGACACCTCATCTTTGCTCGCTCAGCCCTGGAGGCAAACACCACATAGAGGATCTGAATCGTGCGGGAGGCATCAGCGCTCTAATCAATGAGCTGTTACATGCGGGCCTTATCAACAATGACTGCATGACTGTAACCGGAAAAACGATCCACGACAATGTTGCAGATGTTCAAACGCTGGATAAGGATATCATACGGCCTGTAGACAACCCGTATCATAAGTATGGAGGTCTTGCCGTACTTTTCGGAAACCTTGCACCTGATGGATGCATTGTAAAACAGTCTGCGGTTTTAGATGAGATGTTGCGCCATGAAGGGCCTGCCAGGGTTTTTGATTCTGAAGAAGATGCCGTCCAGGCTATTATGAACGGCAATATAAAAAAGGGGGATGTTATCGTCATACGTTATGAAGGGCCCATGGGCGGCCCTGGAATGCGGGAAATGCTAACTCCGACTTCTGCAATTGCCGGCATGAAATTAGACGCTCATGTTGCGCTTATCACAGACGGCCGTTTTTCAGGAGGCACTAAAGGCGCATCCATAGGGCATGTTTCGCCGGAAGCCATGCAGGGAGGGCCTATTGCAATTGTTAAAGAAGGGGATCTTATATCAATCGATATTCCAGGCAAAAAAATAACTCTCAAGGTTACTGAAGAGAAAATCAAGGATAGATTTGCCTTGTGGTCGCCTCCTGAACCAAAGATAACACATGGATATATGGCCAGATATGCTCGAATGGTTTCTTCTGCCGACAAGGGGGCTATAGTAAAATAA
- a CDS encoding 4Fe-4S dicluster domain-containing protein — MSLLKSLLYALKEAKYNPVTIIHGTLYAATATYLRVLKKLVKLNPKSFRNHTCETYHGKVVRLDDAAKFITINRNIELRNLDQVLPYKYAKDIILKNPQNIVVYECPCRAQKSDPCKPTDVCLVVGEPFADLARMVQPFRSRRITPEEALRILKEEDQRGHVHTAWFKKAMLNRFYAICNCCKCCCLGLEFMFEYNMKTVLPSGYSAVVGEDCIGCGECAKYCQFDAIEIISILDNGKEKKKVKIISERCFGCGICESKCKKENISLLLDAEKGIPLNIETLAQSTQKVV; from the coding sequence ATGTCTTTGCTTAAGTCTCTTCTTTATGCTTTGAAAGAAGCTAAATATAATCCTGTAACCATAATCCATGGTACGTTATATGCGGCTACAGCAACCTATTTGAGGGTCTTGAAAAAACTTGTAAAGCTAAATCCCAAATCCTTTCGCAACCATACATGCGAAACGTATCATGGCAAAGTGGTTCGATTGGATGATGCAGCCAAATTCATTACCATTAATAGGAATATTGAACTCAGGAACCTGGATCAGGTACTTCCATATAAATATGCAAAGGACATTATACTCAAAAATCCTCAAAATATCGTAGTTTATGAATGCCCTTGCAGAGCTCAAAAAAGTGATCCGTGCAAACCAACAGATGTATGTTTGGTTGTTGGTGAGCCTTTTGCTGATCTGGCCCGTATGGTTCAGCCGTTTCGTTCCCGCAGAATAACTCCGGAAGAGGCGTTAAGGATTCTGAAAGAAGAGGATCAGAGGGGTCACGTCCATACGGCGTGGTTTAAAAAAGCTATGCTAAATCGTTTTTACGCGATTTGCAACTGTTGTAAGTGCTGCTGTTTGGGATTGGAATTCATGTTTGAATACAACATGAAAACAGTTCTTCCATCAGGATATAGTGCGGTTGTCGGAGAGGATTGTATCGGTTGTGGTGAATGTGCAAAATATTGTCAATTCGATGCAATAGAAATCATCTCGATTTTGGATAACGGCAAAGAAAAGAAAAAGGTTAAGATTATTTCTGAGAGATGTTTTGGTTGCGGAATATGCGAAAGTAAATGTAAAAAAGAAAATATCTCGCTGTTATTGGATGCTGAAAAAGGGATTCCGTTGAATATCGAAACACTGGCACAATCTACTCAAAAGGTGGTCTAA
- the rtcA gene encoding RNA 3'-terminal phosphate cyclase: MMDKRGALVTINGAMGEGGGQILRTSLALSLCSGKPFRIVNLRSRRKKPGFRYQHLVCANAAAKIGDARIEGAALGSQELIFIPTTIRPGHYHFDIGTAGSTALVLQSVLPALLIANGPSTLILEGGTHNPFAPTFDFLQQVFLPIINRMGPTVEARLERPGYYPKGGGRLSVTIQPAKNLQAFYLHERGKILEQRATATVAGLPRHIAQREIGVVGQKLGWGEECLYIKEEPADMGPGNIVTIEIKSEYISEVFTGFGERGVRAETVADKAAKAALRYLDAGVPVCDHLADQLLLPFALAGGGSYNTLKPSAHTRTNSEVLKLFMDIGISMDQISKDIWQITLLQESLRSFKFRPPFE, from the coding sequence ATGATGGACAAAAGAGGCGCCCTAGTAACGATTAACGGAGCAATGGGCGAGGGAGGGGGGCAAATACTGCGCACATCCCTCGCTCTTTCGTTATGTTCAGGCAAACCTTTTCGTATCGTAAACCTGCGCTCACGACGCAAGAAACCGGGCTTCAGATACCAGCACCTGGTCTGTGCCAATGCCGCAGCAAAGATCGGTGACGCCAGGATCGAAGGTGCGGCACTTGGCTCTCAGGAATTGATATTCATTCCAACGACCATCAGGCCCGGTCATTACCATTTTGACATCGGGACTGCCGGCAGCACCGCTCTGGTGCTGCAATCGGTACTTCCTGCCTTGCTGATCGCAAACGGGCCGTCAACACTGATACTCGAAGGCGGCACACATAACCCTTTTGCCCCTACCTTTGACTTTCTGCAACAGGTCTTCCTGCCCATCATCAACCGGATGGGACCAACGGTCGAAGCACGCCTGGAACGTCCGGGGTACTATCCCAAAGGGGGAGGCAGGTTGAGCGTGACAATCCAGCCTGCTAAAAACCTTCAAGCCTTCTATCTCCATGAGCGAGGAAAAATTCTGGAGCAGCGCGCCACTGCCACTGTGGCCGGCCTGCCCCGTCATATTGCACAACGAGAAATCGGTGTAGTCGGGCAAAAGCTTGGATGGGGTGAAGAATGCCTCTATATCAAGGAAGAACCGGCTGACATGGGTCCCGGCAACATTGTCACAATTGAGATTAAAAGCGAATACATCTCAGAGGTATTTACCGGTTTTGGCGAGAGAGGCGTAAGAGCGGAAACCGTGGCTGACAAGGCCGCTAAAGCAGCTCTCCGCTATCTGGATGCCGGTGTGCCTGTCTGCGATCATCTCGCTGATCAGCTGCTCCTTCCCTTTGCCCTGGCCGGCGGCGGATCCTATAACACCCTTAAACCAAGTGCGCACACCAGGACAAATTCCGAAGTATTAAAGCTTTTCATGGACATTGGAATCAGCATGGACCAGATCAGCAAGGACATCTGGCAAATTACTCTTTTGCAGGAAAGTTTGCGGAGCTTTAAATTTAGACCACCTTTTGAGTAG